The Actinomycetota bacterium genome has a window encoding:
- a CDS encoding SRPBCC family protein, producing the protein MAGLERALPASYYLDEAAFRRERERLLFGDWFCAGRADQVERPGSLVVVDVAGESVLLVRTRAGELRAHYNVCRHRGSQVVPCPPATPGGPPAGPARKAGSLRCPYHSWTYRLEGDLLKAPWSEEIDGFDQQAFGLHPVGVATWGGFVFLHLTPAEAGPLADQLGPVPERLRRYPLEELAVGRRLVYRVGANWKLVAENYNECYHCAGVHPELCRVVPAFKRGGAGLDWDRGVPHREGAWTFTATGQSDRAPFPGLDDDERTRHKGELVYPNLMLSLSADHVAAFTLWPHRPGETTVVSELLFHPDEQARPGFDPPTRAADFWDLLTSSPP; encoded by the coding sequence TTGGCCGGCCTGGAGCGCGCCCTGCCCGCATCCTACTACCTCGACGAGGCCGCCTTCCGGCGGGAACGTGAGCGGCTCCTCTTCGGTGATTGGTTCTGCGCCGGACGGGCCGACCAGGTCGAGCGGCCGGGATCGCTCGTGGTGGTCGACGTCGCCGGCGAGAGCGTCCTGCTGGTCCGGACCCGGGCGGGGGAGCTGCGGGCCCACTACAACGTCTGCCGCCACCGCGGCTCCCAGGTGGTGCCGTGCCCGCCCGCCACCCCGGGTGGCCCCCCGGCCGGCCCGGCCCGCAAGGCCGGGTCGCTGCGCTGCCCCTACCACTCCTGGACCTACCGGCTGGAGGGCGACCTGCTCAAGGCTCCCTGGAGCGAGGAGATCGACGGCTTCGACCAGCAGGCCTTCGGGCTCCACCCGGTGGGGGTGGCGACATGGGGCGGGTTCGTGTTCCTGCACCTGACTCCGGCCGAGGCCGGGCCCCTGGCCGACCAGCTGGGCCCCGTGCCCGAGCGGCTGCGCCGCTACCCGCTGGAGGAGCTGGCGGTCGGGCGGCGGCTCGTCTACCGGGTCGGGGCCAACTGGAAGCTGGTCGCCGAGAACTACAACGAGTGCTACCACTGCGCCGGCGTCCATCCCGAGCTGTGCCGGGTCGTACCCGCGTTCAAGCGCGGCGGGGCCGGGCTGGACTGGGACCGGGGCGTCCCCCACCGCGAGGGCGCCTGGACGTTCACGGCCACCGGCCAGAGCGACCGGGCGCCGTTCCCCGGCCTGGACGACGACGAGCGCACCCGCCACAAGGGCGAGCTGGTGTACCCGAACCTGATGCTGAGCCTGTCCGCCGACCACGTGGCCGCCTTCACCCTGTGGCCGCACAGGCCGGGGGAGACCACGGTCGTGTCCGAGCTGCTGTTCCACCCCGACGAGCAGGCCCGGCCCGGCTTCGACCCTCCGACGCGCGCGGCCGACTTCTGGGACCTGTTGACCTCTTCCCCGCCGTGA
- a CDS encoding NAD(P)/FAD-dependent oxidoreductase yields the protein IERWRTRSGTVKVNLATDRLPRFTCRPEFDPEINGGTIVLAESLDDMEGAFQDAAAGRPSALPFADVCIPSVFDKTLAPEGHHIVSMFTQWVPHTWAGKPMGEELEAHADRVVARMERVAPGFTDSILFRQVIGPYQMEHEYGLVGGNIFHGELSASQLFHTRPAAGYADYRTPVRGLYQAGSATHGGGGVTGIPGRNVVRQIEKDRRKDERRQKVRARLPIPTRSG from the coding sequence ATCGAGCGCTGGAGGACCCGCAGCGGCACCGTCAAGGTCAACCTGGCCACAGACCGGCTGCCCCGCTTCACCTGCCGGCCCGAGTTCGACCCGGAGATCAACGGCGGCACCATCGTCCTCGCCGAGTCGCTGGACGACATGGAGGGCGCCTTCCAGGACGCGGCCGCCGGCCGGCCCTCGGCACTGCCGTTCGCCGACGTCTGCATCCCCTCGGTGTTCGACAAGACCCTGGCCCCCGAGGGCCACCACATCGTCTCGATGTTCACCCAGTGGGTGCCGCACACCTGGGCCGGCAAGCCGATGGGCGAGGAGCTGGAGGCCCACGCCGACCGGGTGGTGGCCCGCATGGAGCGGGTCGCCCCCGGGTTCACCGACTCGATCCTGTTCCGCCAGGTGATCGGTCCCTACCAGATGGAGCACGAGTACGGGCTGGTCGGGGGGAACATCTTCCACGGCGAGCTGTCGGCCAGCCAGCTGTTCCACACCCGCCCGGCCGCCGGCTACGCCGACTACCGCACCCCCGTCCGCGGCCTCTACCAGGCCGGGTCGGCCACCCACGGCGGCGGCGGCGTCACCGGCATCCCCGGGCGCAACGTGGTCCGCCAGATCGAAAAGGACCGCCGCAAGGACGAGCGGCGCCAGAAGGTCCGCGCCCGCCTCCCGATCCCGACCCGCTCTGGCTGA